A stretch of DNA from Thermanaerosceptrum fracticalcis:
CCGTGCTGACCTACGGTGGAGTAAGCCTTTTCGTGGTAGCTTTTGCTGTTTATCCTTTTGCTGCTGCTCTCTTTAAAGAGGGTAATATCCCCAAGAGATTAATCCCCGCCTGTATTGCCCTTGGTTCTTTCACCTTTACCATGACTGCCTTCCCAGGTACCCCGCAGATCCAAAACCTGATACCAGGTAAATATTTTGGCACGGATGCGTACGCAGCGCCCACTGTTGGTATTATTGCCGGTTTAATGATGGCCATTGGTGGCATTGCCTGGCTGGAATGGCGCAAGCGAAAACTTATGGCTGCCGGTGAAGGTTACGGAACGGGGCACATCAACGAGCCCGAGGAAAAGAATCATGAAAATCTTATGAATCCTATTGTGGCCATGTTGCCTCTCTTTACCGTTTTAGTGTTGAACTATGTTCTAACCACGGTGATCAAAGGCTGGGATCCTGCGTTCCTTAAGCCTTATGGTGTTACCCTAGCCAGTGTGACGGCGACCTGGGCCCTTATCATTGCCTTAGTTGTTGGTATAGTTTTGGCCCTAATTATCGGATGGAACAATGTTAAGGGTGAAGCCAGGCTGCATAAAGCCCTGAACACAGGAGCTATCGGTTCCCTTCTTGCTATTATGAATACGGCTTCCGAGGTGGGTTACGGTAACGTTGTATCCAGCCTGCCCGGATTTAAACAAGTTGCCGATTTTATGATGAGTATTGACCCCGGAACTCCCCTTGTTTCTGAGGCAATTACCGTAAACGTCCTGGCAGGTATTACAGGTTCTGCTTCCGGCGGTATGAGTATTGCTCTGGAAGCCATGGGTAAACAATATTTGGATTGGGCCAATGCAGTCGGATTGAATCCCCAGTTGCTCCATAAGATTGCTTCCCTTTCCTCCGGCGGTTTTGACTCTTTGCCCCACAACGGTGCCGTTATTACCTTGCTGGCCATTTGTGGGATGAACCACAGGGCCTCTTATCCCGATATCGGTATGGTATCCGTTGTAATCCCCTTCGTATCAACCTTCTTTGTCATTATCCTGGCCACACTTTTCGGAATTGTGTAATCCTGGCCTGACCTAAGTGAAAAGTAAAATAAACAGCTTCCGGGCCAACTCCGGAAGCTGTTTAGTCGAAAAGCAGTTTTTCTTGTGTTCACGAAATATATTATAAACTAAAACAGGGAGGGCTAGATTATGTCACCTAAATTTCTCACTGCCCGTGAAGCGGTTGAACTGATTAAAGACAATGATATGGTGGCAACCGGAGGTTTTGTGGGCAACTGTCATCCCGAAGAGCTTACTATAGCCCTGGAAGCCAGATTCTTGGAAACGGGAACCCCTAAAGGCATTAGTCTTATTTATGCTGCCGGTCAAGGTGACGGTAAAGACCGTGGCTTAAACCACCTGGGTCATGAGGGCCTGATTAAAAGGGTTATCGGGGGCCACTGGAACTTAGCCCCCAAACTTGGCAAACTGGCTGCGGAAAATAAGATAGAGGCCTACAACCTGCCCCAGGGGGTTATCTCTCACCTTTTCCGGGATATAGCCGCTGGTAAGCTTGGTACCATCACCCATGTGGGTTTAAAGACCTTTGTCGATCCCCGGGTAGAAGGCGGTAAGATCAACAGTGTTACTAAAGAAGATATTGTAGAAGTTATTACCATCGCCGGCAAGGAGAGATTGTTCTATAAGGCTTTCCCCATTGACGTAGCCTTGATCCGTGGCACCACCGCAGATGAAAAAGGGAATGTCTCCATGGAAAAAGAAGCTGTATCTTTAGAGGCCACAGCCATGGCTCAGGCTGTAAAAAATTCCGGCGGTACAGTGATCGTGCAAGTAGAAAGGGTAGTTAAAGCAGGGACCATTGATCCAAAACTAGTAAAGATTCCAGGTATCTATGTAGATGCCGTCGTCGTGGCCGAGCCGAAGAACCACATGCAGACCTTTGGCGAACAATACAATCCATCTTATACAGGGGAGATCAGGGTACCTGTAACCCAGGTGAAGAGTATCCCCCTTGATGAAAGAAAAATTATTGGACGCAGGGCAGCTATGGAACTCAAACCCGACACCATTGTCAACCTGGGTATCGGTATCCCCGAAGCCGTAGCTATGGTAGCTAATGAAGAGGGTACTGGCGAATACATGACCTTAACCGTAGAGGCCGGTCCGGTGGGAGGTATTCCTGCAGGAGGCTTGAGTTTTGGCGCCGCCATTAACCCGGAAGCCATCCTGGATCAGCCTTACCAGTTCGATTTTTATGACGGAGGCGGCATAGATTTGGCCTTTTTGGGGATGGCTGAGACTGATGAGGCCGGTAACGTCAATGTCAGCAAACTCGGTTCAAGGGTAGTAGGCTGTGGAGGATTTATCAACATTACCCAGAATGCCAAGAAGGTCTTTTTCTGCGGTACATTCACCGCCGGCGGCCTGGAAATTGCCGTGGATGACGGGAAACTGGTCATCAAGCAAGAGGGTAAGGTTAATAAATTCATCAAAAAAGTTGGCCAGATTACTTTCAGCGGTGCTTATGCCCAGGAAATCCGGCAGCCCGTCATGTACATTACAGAAAGGGCTGTGTTTGAACTGAAAAAAGACGGGTTATATCTTACTGAAGTGGCTCCCGGCATTGATATTGAAAAGGACATCTTAGCCCATATGGATTTTGTGCCCAAAATGGAAGGTACACCTAAACTTATGGATGAAAGAATCTTCAAACCGGAACCAATGGGTATAAAATAAGGGAGGAGGGTCTCTTCATGAGAACCTATGATGACATTAAGGTAGGAGACAAAGATTTTGTAAAAAAAGTGGTAACAGAGGCTGATGTAGCGGACTTTGCCCGCATTAGTACAGACAATAATCCTGTACACCTGGACGAGGAGTATGCCAAAACGACGCCTTTCAAATCACGGATAGCCCATGGTATGTTTAGTGCCGGGCTTATCTCGGCTGTCCTGGGGACTAAACTGCCGGGTTACGGAACCATTTATCTTTCCCAGGATTTAAAGTTCCGGGCTCCCGTTTACCTGGGTGATGAATTGACCGCCTATGTAGAAGTGGTAGAGAAAATTGATGCCAAGAAACGCCTGAGAATGCGTACCTGGGTAGAAAACCAGAAAGGTAACGTCGTTACTGAAGGCGAAGCCATGGTCATGTTTAATGTTTAGTCAAATGAACAAAGAGTTTTGCCTTAAATAAATCATTGCTAAAAAATAGCAGGATTATAAGTTATCTAGCAGAATATTAATCAGGGGAGGTTACTTTGGTAATCCCCCTTGGTCACTTTATTTAAAATTTATGGAGGAGGTAATTGAGAGTATGAGGGAAGTTGTGATAGCAAGTGCTGTTCGTACACCCATCGGCAGTTTTGGGGGCTCTCTTGCGGAAGTAAGCGCTGTTGATTTAGGTGCCCTTGTAATCAAAGAAGCATTAAAAAGAGCCAGTGTTGCTCCGGAGAATGTGGATGAAGTAATTATGGGGTGTGTTTTACAGGCTGGCCTGGGACAAAATGTCACCCGCCAGGCAGCGCTGAAAGCCGGTTTGCCTATATCCACACCGGCATTAACCATCAATAAGGTTTGTGGTTCGGGTCTCAAAGCGGTAATTATGGCAGCCCAGGCTATTATGGTGGGAGATGCAGATATTATAGTGGCCGGAGGAACGGAGAATATGTCCCAGTCTCCTTATCTCTTACCTAAAGCCCGTTTTGGCTACCGCATGGGTCCGGGGAAATTGGAAGACTCTATGATTAAAGATGGCCTCTGGTGCGCCATGTCTGATTATCATATGGGCATTACCGCAGAAAACATTGCCGAGCAGTGGGGAATTACCAGGGAAGAACAGGATAAGTTTGCAACCATCAGCCAAAACCGGGCAGAAAAAGCCATCAAAGAGAATAGGTTTGCTGCAGAAATTGTTCCTGTGCAAGTTCCTGTCAAAGGCGGCTTTAAAGAATTTGCGGTGGATGAATTTCCCCGGACCGGAGTTACCGAGGAACAACTGGCTAAATTAAAACCTGCTTTTAAAAAAGATGGAACAGTCACCGCAGGAAATGCTTCAGGAATCAATGATGGGGCAGCCGCACTGGTCTTAATGACGGCAGAAAAAGCCAAGGAGCTGGGCATTAAGCCATTGGCCCGTTTCGTGGCTGGTGCTTCAGCCGGCGTTGATCCCAGCATCATGGGTATCGGTCCTGTTAATGCTACTAAGAAAGCCCTGGCTAAAGCAAACTGGCAAATCGCCGACCTGGATTTGATAGAAGCTAACGAAGCTTTTGCCGCTCAATCCCTGGCTGTCGTTAAAGACTTGGGACTGAATCCTGAATTTGTCAATGTTAACGGCGGGGCCATTGCCCTGGGTCATCCCATTGGTGCCAGCGGGGCCAGAATTCTTGTAACCCTTCTCCATGAAATGATCAAACGTGATGCCAAAAAAGGCTTAGCCACCCTCTGCATTGGCGGTGGCCAAGGTGTTTCTGCCCTGGTGGAGAGATAAGGGGAATTTAGCGGCTCAAAGATCAAGGATAAGCTGCTAAAAATAGAATGGAGGAGGCTTCACTATGGAGTACAAAAACATTCTCTTAACTGAGGAAGGACGGGTGGCAGTGGTAACTGTGAATCGTCCACAGGCTTTAAATGCTTTAAACGAAGAGACGATGACGGAACTAAAAGACTGTTTCACCAAGCTTGGACAGAAAGAGACGGTTCGCGCTATTGTCCTTACAGGTGCGGGAGAAAAGGCTTTTGTAGCTGGCGCCGACATTTCCTACATGGCCAAAATGAATCCCATTGAAGCGAGACAATGGGCTAAATACGGGCATGAAGTATTTAACCTGATAGCTAATCTCCCCAAACCTGTAATTGCTGCCGTTAACGGTTTTGCTCTGGGGGGCGGCTGTGAAATTGCTATGGCTTGTGATATTCGCATAGCTGCAGATAATGCTAAGTTCGGTCAGCCCGAAATAAATCTGGGTATTATTCCCGGATTTGCAGGTACCCAGCGGCTAACCCGCCTGGTAGGTAAAGGGATGGCTAAACTTCTCATCTACACCGGTGATATGATTGATGCTAATCAAGCTTTGGCTATCGGTTTGGTGGAAAAGGTAGTATCCAAAGAAGAATTGATGGCTGCGGCCATAGAGTTGGCGAACAAAATTGCCGGCAAACCTGTTGCACCTATCGTCTTGGCAAAAGAGCTGATCAATGCCTGTGACGAGGTAGGGCAAAAAGCCGGTGAGGTCCTGGAAGGCGAGTGCTTCGGTATGTGCTTCTCCACGGAAGACCAAAAAGAGGGTATGGACGCATTCCTCAACAAGCGGAAGCCTAATTTTAAATAAGTAAAACAAAGAGGCGGCAACTGCCGCCTCTTTTCATGAGTAATCCTATTCTTTTTTGACTATAGAGTCTTTGGGAGCACCGCACTCCGGACATTTGCCCGGGCGGCAGCGGGATTCTTTTTCATAACCGCAAACACTACATTTCCAAACAGCCATATTTAATCCTCCTTAATTTTATTAATAGTAATGATTATTAACAATATTCGATATCCGTAGGCGAAATCCTTTCACAAACCGAAAATTTTATTGCCTTTTTTATGCTATAATACATGATGTGCAAAATAATAGCATTTTATTGCAGATGGGAAGCAGGGTCTAAGGGTTACGGACCTTGACAGTTGGCCCCAGGGCTACTAAAATTTTTTGTGGAGATAGGACTTACAAGCAGGAGGTGAACAATATGCCCAGTTATGATTATCGCTGCCCCCGGTGCGGCAAATTTACTATTACCCAGGGAATAAAGGAAGCTCCTTTACAAAAATGTCCTACATGCCAATCTCCCGTGAATCGCCTTATCGGCAAGAATGTAAATATCATATATAAATGCTCAGGTTTCTATACTACCGACTCAAAAAGTTCTCCAAGTTCCCAGGGTTCTAACAATGAAACCAAGGCTGTTAATGAATAAACGCAAGCTTAACCTTGCGTTTATTTTTTCATTGCAAAAAATATTTCCTGATCTAATTTACCAAAGAGGAATTTTTCTTTTCATAGAGAATAATTATTAACAAAATACGAAACGTTGTTTCATAATGCGCGACAAAATAGGGGAGAGACGGCATTGAAAATCGAAAAAGACAATAGTGTTCAGGCTGTGAAAAGGGCTTTGAAAATAATTGAGTTATTGGGCCGAAGCCGTGAGGAATGGGGAGTTACCGACATTGGCCGGGAATTAGGCTTACACAAAAGTACCATTTACCGGCTCCTTTCCACTATGAGTGAGGAAGGTTTTGTTGAGCAGAGTGACACGGGCAAATACCAGTTGGGAACTAAAATCTTAGAAATAGGTGGTCGCATGCTCAATAATATTGAAATAAGAAAGGTAGCCATGCCTTTTCTCCTGGAACTATCAAAATATGTGGGGGAAACCGTGCATTTGGTTGTACTCCACGAAGGGGAGGGCATCTATGTCGACAAAGTTGAAGCGGAAAATGTTATCCGTATGCATTCCACCATCGGCGCCCGTGTGAAACTCCATTGTTCGGGCGTTGGCAAAAGTATCCTGGCCCATTTACCGCCCCAGGAAGTACAGGAAATCATCAGAAAACACGGTTTAACCAAAATCACCGATAATACCATAATCACCTATGAAGCGTTGATGGCCGATTTGGCTAAGGTAAGAAAACTTGGCTATGCTCTTGACAATGAAGAAAATGAGTATGGCATCCGTTGTGTGGCGGGCCCCATATTAGATTACCGGCAGAGGCCTGTAGCAGCCCTTTCTGTCTCTGGGCCAACTATGCGGATGACCTTGGAAAAAGTAGAGGAGATTGGCGCTCAGGTGGTAAAAACAGCCTTATTAATTTCTAGGAGAATGGGGTACACTGCCGACAAATTCTAAAAGGAGAGAGGGATTCAGTTGTTAAAGTCACAGAGATTAAAAGGAGCTGCCCCGGAAATCGAATCACTGCGCTTGGGTATGAATTATACCGAAAATGATTTAGAAAAACCACAAATCATGGTGAATAGCACCCAGGGAGAAAGTCACCCCGGCAGTTATGGGCTAAACCAGCTGGTAGAAGAAGCCGTAATAGGCGTCTGGAGTAAAGGGGGCAAACCTTCCCGCTATACCGTTACGGATATCTGTGATGGCATCGCCCAGGGACATGAAGGTATGAATTACTCTTTAGCCTCACGGGAAATCATCGCTGCTATGATTGAAATCCAGGGGCAGGCCAGTCCTTTTGACGGGATCATCCTCTGCGCTTCCTGTGATAAATCCATTCCCGCCCACCTAATAGCTGCCGCCCGTTTAAATATTCCTGCTATTTTTATTCCAGGCGGAACTGCCCTAACCGGGCCGGGCAATCTTAGTTTGGAACAGATAGGGACATATAGTGTGCAATACCATCTTGGTAAGATTACAAAAGAAGAATTTACCCATCTCCAGCGGGAGGCTTGCCCAAGCTGCGGCGCCTGTCAGATGATGGGGACAGCCAGTACGATGCAGGTCATGGCAGAAGCCTTGGGTCTGGCTTTACCGGGTACTGCCCTCATTCCTTTTCCCTTAAAGAAAATAAGGGATATGGCAAGACAGGCGGGAGAACAAATCTTATATCTAGTGGGAAAAGATATCAAACCCTCTGATATCCTAACAAAGGAAGCCTTTAACAACGCCCTGATGGTTCATGCAGCAATCTCCGGTTCTACCAATGCCATCTTACATTTACCTGCAATTGCCAGGGAAGTTGGTATTAAACTGGAACCGTCTGAGATCGATGAGATACACCGCAGGATACCTTACCTGGTGGACGTCAGACCAACGGGTTATTATGCTACAGAGTTCTTCTGGTATGCCGGTGGAGTACCTGCCGTCATGTGGGAAATCAAAGAACATTTACACCTGGATCAGCTGACAGTGACCGGAAAGACTTTAGGAGAAAACTTGGAAGAACTTGAGAAATCAGGCTGGTTCCAGAGAGTAAACCGTTACCTGGAAAACTACCGTATGCAAAAAGAAGCTGTGATCAGGCCCAAACATAACCCCATCCAGGCTCAAGGTTCACTGGCTGTTCTCAAAGGAAACATTGCCCCTGAAGGCGCTGTGGTGAAACATGCTGCCGTGCCCCGAGAAATGCAGGATCACATTGGTCCTGCCCGGGTCTTTGATCATGAGGAAGCAGCCCGGGAAGCAGTTTTGCATAACAGGATACAGCCGGGGGATGTCATTGTGGTCCGCTATGCAGGACCGAAAGGTTCGGGCATGCCTGAAATGTTCTATACTACGGAGGCTATTGCCGCCAACCCCCTTTTAAGCAGTACTACGGCTCTAATTACAGATGGCCGGTTTTCGGGGGCTACCCGCGGTCCGGCTATCGGCCATGTTTCTCCCGAAGCCATTGAAGGTGGTCCTATCGCCCTGGTGCAGGACGGTGATTTAATCCACATTGATATAGCAGGGAGAGGTCTGAACATGATCGGCTGGGACGGCAGTCAAAAAACACCTGCGGAAGTGGCGGAGGAACTGTCCAGGAGGAAGGCGAAGTGGCAGGCTCCGGCAAGTCGATTACAAAAAGGAATTCTTAAGGTCTTCGGTCGCCTGGCAAGTTCTGCCATGTCCGGGGGCTTTATGGAATAACAATTTAAGTGATTAAAGGAGGAATTATTGTGTTACCCAACAGAATTAAAATCTTACAAAAACTCATCGAGTGTGGTGTAGTTGCCGTTGTACGGGCAGAATCGGCACAACAGGCCAAGGTTATTGCCGATGCAGTGAAAGCCGGGGGTGTAACAGCTGTAGAAATTACCATGACAGTTCCCGGAGCTCTGGATGTCATGAAGGAACTGGCTGCTTATTACTCTCCTGAAGAAATGTTATTGGGGGCCGGAACAGTGTTAGATGCAGAAACTGCCCGTATGGCTATTTTGGCCGGGGCCCAGTACGTGGTTTCACCTCATCTGAACTTGGAAGTAGTTAAACTTTGTAACCGCTACCAGGTGCCGGTCATGCCAGGCGCCATGACGATTAAAGAGGTTGTGGAAGCCATGGAAGCAGGAGCAGATGTGGTAAAAATCTTTCCGGGGGAAGTTTTAGGCGTAGGCGTGATCAAGGCTATCAAAGGTCCCCTGCCCCAAGCCCCTCTCATGCCTACGGGCGGTGTATCCCTGGATAACGTGGACCAGTGGATCCAAGCTGGCTGTGTAGCTGTTGGGGTAGGCAGTGCTTTAACCAAAGGGGCAGCCAAAGGAGATTACGCAGAAGTAACAGAAACAGCCAGGGCTTTTGTGGAAAAAGTGAAACTGGCCAGAAGCAAGAAATAAGTAAGAAGTAAGGTAGGTCTTTAACATGAAAAAGGTAGTGACTTTCGGAGAAATCATGCTGAGGCTCTCGACGCCTAATTATCAGCGCTTTGTCCAGGCCGAAAGCTTTGATGTAACTTATGGCGGGGGAGAGGCCAATGTGGCGGCTTCTTTAGCCAACTACGGGCTTGATGCTTATTTTGTCACGAAGGTTCCTGATAACCCTATGGGTCAAGCTGCCATTAATCATTTGAGAAGGTATGGTGTACATACCGACCATATTTTAAAAGGCGGCCCCCGCCTGGGTATTTACTTCCTGGAATATGGTGCATCCCAGCGTCCCTCCAAGGTTGTCTATGACAGAGCCAATTCCTCCATTTCCCAGGTAAAAGCGGGCGAATTTGACTGGGAAAAAATCTTCCAGGGCGCAGACCTCTTCCATTTCACCGGGATTACACCTGCCCTGGGTGATGCTGCGGCAGCTGCAACCCTGGAAGCCTGCCAGGCTGCCAAGAAAATGGGTGTTACGGTTAGCTGTGACTATAACTACCGGAAAAATCTCTGGAGTCCTCAAAAAGCCAATGAGATCATGAGTCGTTTAATGGAGTATGTAGATATCGGTATCGGCAATGAAGAAGATGCCGAAAAAGTTTTCGGTATTCATGCCACAGGTACCGATGTGACCTCCGGTCAATTAAGCCTGGAGGGCTATAAGTCCGTAGCAAGACAGTTAGTCGAAAGGTTCGGGTTTAAGAAAACCGCCATTACCTTACGGGAGAGTTATTCCGCTTTTGACAACGGCTGGTCTGCGCTGCTTTATGATGGTAAAGAATTCTATCATTCCAAAAAATATAACATTCATATCGTGGACAGAGTGGGCGGCGGCGACTCCTTTGTGGGAGGCCTGCTTTACGGTTTGTTATCCGGCATGAGTAATCAGGAGGCCTTAGAGTTTGGCGTAGCTGCTTCCTGTTTGAAACATACCATTCACGGAGACTTTAACCACGTTACAGTTTCCGAGGTGAAAAGCCTGATGGAAGGCGATGCTTCGGGAAGGGTACAGCGGTAAGATAACGTGAATCGTTAACCGTGAACGGTGAAGACCGTATAACAAAATTCAACCTTGAATATGTTAAAAAACAAAAACCAGCAGGATAACCTGACTGGTTTTTGTTTTTTAAAAATTATCCGGTAATCGGTAGGCAGATATCGGAAGTCGAAAAGATTGACTAGATTTGGCCGCCGTTCTTTAAGTGTTCTTCGGCAAATTGCACCATTTTTCTGGTCATATAACCACCGATATAACCGTTTTGACGGGAGGTCAAACTGCCTTTATCGACGGCTTCATAGTTGCCTAACCCCAGTTCTCCAGCCATTTCAAATTTCAAACTGTTTAAGAAAGACTTGGCTCCTTGTACAGCAGGTTTATTTGTGTTTCTTGGCATTTTTGTTTCCTCCTTTAGCAAATTAGTATTTATTGTGGTTTCGTTTATAGGATGTGCAGTGGGGAAAAAGATATGATGCAAATCTTTTGGCAATTCTACCAACATTGTTAAGTGGTTTTTTAAAAAAAGGACAGACACATTATCCCAATAACCTCCATACAATTTACAGCGAATTTAAATGGAGGGGGAGTTTAGATGGGATTCGGAACAGTAGTGGTTGCTACTGTCACTCTGGCAAAAAGTATCTTATTGCTTTTTTATTATTTGAATAACAATGCTTTTCCCCGACCTCTTTCCGATGAAGAAGAGACCTATTATCTTGAAGAATTTAAAAAAGGAAACATGAATGCCAGGAATATCCTTATTGAACATAACCTACGACTGGTAGCACATATAGGGAAAAAATTTGACAGCACAGGCGAGGATAAGGATGATATCATTTCTATCGGTACTATCGGTCTGATTAAGGCTATCAATACATTTGACAGTGACAAAGGCACCAAGTTAGCCACATATGCCGCTCGCTGCATTGAAAACGAGATCTTGATGCATCTCAGGGCCACGAAAAAAAATAAAGGTGAAGTATCATTATATGATCCCATCGGTATTGATAAGGAGGGCAATGAGATAACACTAACGGTTTATCTGTATTGACTAGATAACTTAGGATAAAGCACTAGAGTAAACTCATCTCCTTTTTGATGTTTTTCTTTGCGATAAGTGCCGTATTCCAATATTGATTTCAAGAGGTTGTTTTTTTCCGCAGGACTTTTAAGTTCTGAATAAATATCCAAGGCGTTTTGCACCATAGGTATTATTTCTACCTGTGCTTTTACTCTTTGCATTTCATCATTCAGTGCTTTTTCCGCATTATTAATGGCTGTTTTGGTTGCATCAATTCGTTCGGTAATAGTACGTGATCTTTCTAAAAAAGTTTCTTCATCATAGATGCCCCGCTCAAGAAGATCGTGTAGTCGTCCTTTTTGCTTTTCCAATTCGGAGAGTTCCTTTTCTAAATTTTGCAGGGCTTTTCTACGAATATCTATAACGTTATCAGTTTTTAATTGTGGTTTGGATAGATTCCATTTTGCCTGATATTCCCGAAGCCAATTTCTTAGCCCTTCAATAACCCGGTTTTCCACAAATTCAAACCGACTGCTTTTATTGGGACAACGAGTATTGTAACAGATGAAATGCGGCCTTTGATTTGTGTAAACCCTTAAAACCATAGCTGACCCGCAAATATCACACTTAATAAGACCAGCAAGCGGGTTAACGATCCCATTTTGCAGTTGATAGGGAACATGATATTTGTTTTTTAATATTTCTTGAGCTTTAGTAAACTGTTCTTCTCTCACAAGGGGTTGGTGCTTGCCTTTAGAATATATCCATTCTTCTTTAGGTCTTGTTCGCACATCTTTTCTTTTTCCAGATACAACTG
This window harbors:
- a CDS encoding sugar kinase, whose protein sequence is MKKVVTFGEIMLRLSTPNYQRFVQAESFDVTYGGGEANVAASLANYGLDAYFVTKVPDNPMGQAAINHLRRYGVHTDHILKGGPRLGIYFLEYGASQRPSKVVYDRANSSISQVKAGEFDWEKIFQGADLFHFTGITPALGDAAAAATLEACQAAKKMGVTVSCDYNYRKNLWSPQKANEIMSRLMEYVDIGIGNEEDAEKVFGIHATGTDVTSGQLSLEGYKSVARQLVERFGFKKTAITLRESYSAFDNGWSALLYDGKEFYHSKKYNIHIVDRVGGGDSFVGGLLYGLLSGMSNQEALEFGVAASCLKHTIHGDFNHVTVSEVKSLMEGDASGRVQR
- a CDS encoding alpha/beta-type small acid-soluble spore protein, with amino-acid sequence MPRNTNKPAVQGAKSFLNSLKFEMAGELGLGNYEAVDKGSLTSRQNGYIGGYMTRKMVQFAEEHLKNGGQI
- a CDS encoding recombinase family protein; translation: MVKNTIQSDYGGFSKKSRPFLSKIRIFFKIFFELLFSIYFHQLHNSCILKNPVYIGIITWKKKEYKKSVVSGKRKDVRTRPKEEWIYSKGKHQPLVREEQFTKAQEILKNKYHVPYQLQNGIVNPLAGLIKCDICGSAMVLRVYTNQRPHFICYNTRCPNKSSRFEFVENRVIEGLRNWLREYQAKWNLSKPQLKTDNVIDIRRKALQNLEKELSELEKQKGRLHDLLERGIYDEETFLERSRTITERIDATKTAINNAEKALNDEMQRVKAQVEIIPMVQNALDIYSELKSPAEKNNLLKSILEYGTYRKEKHQKGDEFTLVLYPKLSSQYR